One Micromonospora sp. WMMD812 genomic window carries:
- a CDS encoding ArsA-related P-loop ATPase, translating to MVPSEDAAPQLDVDQILADPGVRIVVCCGAGGVGKTTTAAALALRAAERHGRRTVVLTIDPARRLAQSLGLTELDNTPRQVKGIDVEASGGELHAMMLDMKRTFDDVVLQHTDPAKAAEIFANPFYQAMSSTFSGTQEYMAMEKLGQLHARGEWDLIVVDTPPSRSALDFLDAPARLSRFLDGRMLRLLLAPARSGGRSMFSLVTASFGMFSKVVQKVLGAQLLTDLSGFVAALDSMFGGFRQRAEQTYRILQARETAFLLVAAPESDAVREAAYFAGRLREERMPLAGLVLNRVHRPAVPELDAARSRAAADRLAELGGHEGTVDVLRAHAALARQAVREQRVAARFTEAFPAVPTVSVTAQPADVHDVDGLRTIGAAISRS from the coding sequence TTGGTGCCTTCCGAAGACGCCGCGCCGCAGCTGGACGTCGACCAGATCCTCGCTGATCCGGGCGTCCGGATCGTGGTGTGCTGCGGCGCCGGCGGGGTGGGGAAGACGACCACCGCCGCCGCGCTCGCGCTCCGGGCCGCCGAGCGGCACGGCCGCCGCACGGTGGTGCTCACCATCGACCCGGCGCGCCGGCTCGCCCAGTCGCTCGGCCTGACCGAGCTGGACAACACCCCGCGCCAGGTGAAGGGGATCGACGTCGAGGCCAGCGGCGGTGAGCTGCACGCCATGATGCTCGACATGAAGCGGACCTTCGACGACGTGGTGCTCCAGCACACCGATCCGGCGAAGGCGGCGGAGATCTTCGCCAACCCCTTCTACCAGGCGATGAGCTCCACCTTCTCCGGCACGCAGGAGTACATGGCGATGGAGAAGCTCGGGCAGCTGCACGCCCGGGGCGAGTGGGACCTCATCGTGGTCGACACCCCGCCGTCCCGCTCGGCGCTGGACTTCCTCGACGCGCCGGCCCGGCTCTCCCGCTTCCTCGACGGCCGCATGCTGCGGTTGCTGCTCGCCCCGGCGCGCAGCGGGGGGCGCAGCATGTTCAGCCTGGTCACCGCCTCGTTCGGGATGTTCTCCAAGGTCGTGCAGAAGGTGCTCGGCGCCCAGTTGCTGACCGATCTCTCGGGCTTCGTGGCGGCGCTCGACTCGATGTTCGGCGGCTTCCGGCAGCGGGCCGAGCAGACGTACCGCATCCTCCAGGCGCGCGAGACGGCGTTCCTGCTGGTCGCGGCGCCGGAGTCGGACGCGGTCCGGGAGGCCGCCTACTTCGCCGGCCGGCTCCGTGAGGAGCGCATGCCGCTGGCCGGCCTGGTGCTCAACCGGGTGCACCGGCCGGCGGTGCCGGAGCTGGACGCGGCGCGCAGCCGGGCCGCGGCGGACCGGCTGGCCGAGCTGGGCGGCCACGAGGGCACCGTCGACGTGCTGCGGGCGCACGCGGCGCTGGCCCGACAGGCCGTACGCGAGCAACGGGTGGCGGCCCGGTTCACCGAGGCGTTCCCGGCCGTGCCGACGGTGTCGGTGACGGCGCAGCCCGCCGACGTGCACGACGTCGACGGGCTGCGAACGATCGGCGCGGCGATCAGCCGGTCGTGA
- a CDS encoding GatB/YqeY domain-containing protein, with protein sequence MSTLKDRLTTDMRSALKARDELTTSTLRMALAAVGNAEVAGKAKRELTDDEVLAVLTREAKKRREAATAFAEAGRTEQAAKETAEGEVLDRYLPKQLSDAELTDLVSGALAAGGFTGKAQMGPAMKAAQAAVAGRAEGGRVAAEVRRQLGL encoded by the coding sequence ATGAGCACGCTGAAGGACCGCCTGACCACGGACATGCGCAGCGCGCTGAAGGCGCGCGACGAGCTGACCACCTCCACGCTGCGGATGGCGCTGGCCGCCGTCGGCAACGCCGAGGTGGCCGGCAAGGCCAAGCGCGAGCTCACGGACGACGAGGTGCTCGCGGTGCTGACCCGGGAGGCGAAGAAGCGCCGGGAGGCGGCGACCGCGTTCGCCGAGGCGGGCCGCACCGAGCAGGCCGCCAAGGAGACCGCGGAGGGCGAGGTGCTCGACCGCTACCTGCCGAAGCAGCTCTCCGACGCCGAGCTGACCGACCTGGTCTCGGGGGCGCTCGCCGCCGGCGGTTTCACCGGTAAGGCGCAGATGGGCCCGGCCATGAAGGCGGCCCAGGCCGCGGTGGCCGGCCGGGCCGAGGGGGGCCGCGTGGCCGCCGAGGTACGCCGGCAGCTCGGTCTCTGA
- a CDS encoding WhiB family transcriptional regulator has product MGMIADWPSLAACQNGDPDALFVQGAEQNVAKRICRSCPVRYECLADALDNRIEFGVWGGMTERERRALLRRHPQVTSWRKMFEAAMKKNSKDKSGKDKILVTTG; this is encoded by the coding sequence ATGGGCATGATTGCCGACTGGCCGTCGCTGGCGGCGTGTCAGAACGGGGACCCGGACGCGTTGTTCGTCCAGGGCGCCGAACAGAACGTGGCGAAGCGGATCTGCCGGAGCTGCCCAGTTCGGTACGAGTGCCTGGCTGACGCGCTCGACAACCGGATCGAGTTCGGTGTGTGGGGTGGCATGACCGAACGCGAACGCCGAGCGCTGCTGCGTCGTCACCCCCAGGTGACGAGCTGGCGCAAGATGTTCGAGGCCGCGATGAAGAAGAACAGCAAGGACAAGTCGGGCAAGGACAAGATCCTGGTCACGACCGGCTGA
- a CDS encoding transglycosylase domain-containing protein, with amino-acid sequence MRKRDHNVLTNAASLLICGLLAGVVVAAAAFPAVAMSGLAAKAGAETFGALPTELTVARPPQISYLLASDGKTPLATMYDENRRDVKLADVSPYMQKAIVAAEDHDFYKHNGVDLNGIARAFVNNQNEAAGRQGASTLTMQYVRLAIAYSATHPADVVAATEDTSARKLREMRYALQIDKELSKDEILERYLNIASFGNGAYGIYAASQVYFGKTPKNLKIEEAALLAGMVKAPTTNDPTTKSGYSLANDRRNYVIDNMVKIGAITQAEADAAKAIKLTVKDKRTPNGCVATNEKDWGFFCDYFYRWWMQQETFGSTSYDRERRLKSGGYTIVTTLDPQAQRGADKAVRKAKSVNSKEAAMVAVVEPGSGRVRALAVNRNFKLDDKNKPANKPHSDPKQRKKGLRGNYPNTVNPLLTGGDGITGYQAGSTFKMFTIVAALEKGIPLSYTINAPQQFKSEYIIDSSSPAACPGTHFYCPTNSGKKAGGVQNMWSAFSASINTYFVPLQQQVGAENVVDVAKRLGIQFRQSEDAKFAGTKDAAHQWGAFTLGVSQTTPLELANAYATLAADGKYCEPIPVQKITGPDGKNLDIANPRCEKRVSTEVARAAVDAARCPVGDNSATTKCGGSRTASNVRGIVGKPVAGKSGTTDSEKTAALVAMTKQYAVAGIMADPDWPQTNVKMGHNEPTGINPPVYETLRDAMKGKKGIEFDPPGKKISEGDQRSIPDVKCQPVESAKSRIKGAGFDAVVSDVKVASSCPPGTAAGTSPSGRTIKGGVVTIQISSGGGAQPGTPPTGNPPNGNGGRPGGRPGG; translated from the coding sequence ATGCGGAAACGTGACCACAACGTGCTGACCAACGCCGCATCGCTGCTCATATGTGGCCTGTTGGCCGGCGTGGTGGTCGCAGCGGCGGCCTTCCCCGCGGTGGCGATGTCCGGACTGGCGGCGAAGGCCGGCGCCGAGACCTTCGGTGCACTGCCCACTGAGCTGACGGTGGCGCGCCCACCACAGATCAGTTATCTGCTCGCCTCGGACGGCAAGACCCCGCTCGCCACCATGTACGACGAGAACCGTCGCGACGTGAAGCTCGCCGACGTGTCGCCGTACATGCAGAAGGCGATCGTCGCCGCCGAGGACCACGACTTCTACAAGCACAACGGCGTCGACCTCAACGGCATCGCCCGCGCCTTCGTGAACAACCAGAACGAGGCCGCCGGGCGGCAGGGCGCCTCGACGCTGACCATGCAGTACGTCCGGCTGGCCATCGCGTACTCGGCCACCCACCCGGCCGACGTGGTCGCCGCGACCGAGGACACCAGCGCCCGCAAGCTGCGCGAGATGCGCTACGCGCTGCAGATCGACAAGGAGCTCTCCAAGGACGAGATCCTGGAGCGCTACCTGAACATCGCCTCGTTCGGCAACGGCGCGTACGGCATCTACGCCGCCAGCCAGGTCTACTTCGGCAAGACGCCGAAGAACCTCAAGATCGAGGAAGCCGCGCTGCTCGCCGGCATGGTGAAGGCGCCCACCACCAACGACCCGACCACCAAGAGCGGCTACTCGCTCGCCAACGACCGGCGTAACTACGTCATCGACAACATGGTGAAGATCGGGGCGATCACCCAGGCGGAGGCCGACGCCGCCAAGGCCATCAAGTTGACGGTCAAGGACAAGCGCACCCCGAACGGCTGCGTCGCCACCAACGAGAAGGACTGGGGCTTCTTCTGCGACTACTTCTACCGCTGGTGGATGCAGCAGGAGACGTTCGGCTCCACCTCGTACGACCGGGAGCGGCGGCTCAAGAGCGGTGGCTACACCATCGTCACCACCCTCGACCCGCAGGCCCAGCGGGGCGCGGACAAGGCGGTCCGCAAGGCCAAGAGCGTGAACAGCAAGGAAGCGGCGATGGTCGCGGTGGTCGAGCCGGGCAGCGGCCGGGTGCGGGCGCTCGCGGTGAACCGCAACTTCAAGCTCGATGACAAGAACAAGCCGGCCAACAAGCCGCACAGCGACCCGAAGCAGCGCAAGAAGGGCCTGCGGGGCAACTACCCGAACACGGTGAACCCGCTGCTCACCGGCGGCGACGGCATCACCGGTTACCAGGCCGGCTCGACGTTCAAGATGTTCACGATCGTGGCGGCGCTGGAGAAGGGCATCCCGCTCAGCTACACCATCAACGCGCCGCAGCAGTTCAAGTCCGAGTACATCATCGACAGCAGCAGCCCGGCCGCCTGCCCGGGCACGCACTTCTACTGCCCGACCAACTCCGGCAAGAAGGCCGGCGGCGTGCAGAACATGTGGAGCGCCTTCAGCGCGTCGATCAACACGTACTTCGTCCCGCTGCAGCAGCAGGTCGGCGCGGAGAACGTGGTCGACGTGGCCAAGCGGCTCGGCATCCAGTTCCGCCAGAGCGAGGACGCCAAGTTCGCCGGCACCAAGGACGCCGCGCACCAGTGGGGCGCCTTCACCCTGGGTGTCTCGCAGACCACTCCGCTCGAGCTGGCCAACGCGTACGCCACCCTCGCGGCGGACGGCAAGTACTGCGAGCCGATCCCGGTCCAGAAGATCACCGGCCCGGACGGCAAGAACCTGGACATCGCCAACCCGCGCTGCGAGAAGCGGGTCAGCACCGAGGTGGCCCGCGCCGCCGTGGACGCGGCCCGCTGCCCGGTCGGTGACAACTCCGCCACCACCAAGTGCGGCGGCAGCCGTACGGCCTCGAACGTCCGCGGCATCGTCGGCAAGCCGGTGGCCGGCAAGTCCGGCACCACCGACTCCGAGAAGACCGCCGCCCTGGTCGCGATGACCAAGCAGTACGCGGTGGCCGGCATCATGGCCGACCCGGACTGGCCGCAGACCAACGTCAAGATGGGTCACAACGAGCCCACCGGCATCAACCCCCCGGTCTACGAGACGTTGCGCGACGCGATGAAGGGCAAGAAGGGCATCGAGTTCGACCCGCCCGGCAAGAAGATCTCCGAGGGTGACCAGCGCTCCATCCCGGACGTGAAGTGCCAGCCGGTCGAGAGCGCGAAGTCGCGGATCAAGGGCGCCGGTTTCGACGCGGTCGTCTCCGACGTGAAGGTCGCCTCCAGCTGCCCGCCGGGCACCGCCGCCGGCACCAGCCCGAGCGGCCGGACCATCAAGGGCGGCGTGGTCACCATCCAGATCAGCAGCGGTGGCGGCGCCCAGCCGGGCACCCCGCCGACCGGCAACCCGCCGAACGGCAACGGAGGCCGCCCCGGCGGTCGCCCCGGCGGCTGA
- a CDS encoding ArsA-related P-loop ATPase, with product MGAADRPGDPAATGWPARLHVVTGKGGTGKTSVAAALALALASGGRRTLLLEVEGRQGIAQLFGIDPLPYEERHLTDAPGGGEVRALAVDAEEALLEYLDMFYKLGAAGRALRKFGAIDFATTIAPGLRDVLLTGKAKEATTRTVGQRRVYDAVVLDAPPTGRIGRFLNVTAETARLAKVGPIKTQSDGVSALLRSPMTAVHVVTLLEEMPVQETVDATEELTSLGFPVGRVIVNGTRPPLPAGRMVTTAELRRGLLAAGLPADRAIVAGLHDEAGDQVVRRELEDSLRTDLVELGLPLVELPLLPDGVDRAGLAALAEALLHAD from the coding sequence GTGGGAGCAGCTGACCGACCGGGCGATCCGGCCGCTACCGGATGGCCCGCCCGTCTGCACGTCGTCACCGGCAAGGGCGGCACCGGCAAGACGAGCGTGGCGGCGGCACTGGCCCTGGCACTGGCCAGTGGCGGGCGACGCACGCTGCTGCTCGAGGTCGAGGGACGGCAGGGCATCGCCCAGCTCTTCGGCATCGACCCGCTGCCCTACGAGGAGCGGCACCTCACCGACGCGCCCGGTGGCGGTGAGGTGCGGGCCCTGGCCGTGGACGCCGAGGAAGCGCTCCTGGAGTACCTGGACATGTTCTACAAGCTCGGCGCGGCCGGCCGGGCGCTGCGCAAGTTCGGCGCCATCGACTTCGCCACCACCATCGCCCCCGGCCTGCGGGACGTGCTGCTCACCGGGAAGGCGAAGGAGGCGACCACGCGCACCGTCGGGCAGCGGCGGGTGTACGACGCGGTGGTGCTGGACGCGCCGCCGACCGGACGGATCGGCCGCTTCCTCAACGTGACGGCCGAGACCGCCCGACTGGCCAAGGTCGGCCCGATCAAGACCCAGAGCGACGGAGTGTCGGCGCTGCTGCGCTCGCCGATGACGGCCGTGCACGTGGTCACCCTGCTCGAGGAGATGCCGGTCCAGGAGACCGTCGACGCGACCGAGGAGCTGACCTCGCTCGGCTTCCCGGTGGGCCGGGTGATCGTCAACGGCACCCGGCCACCGCTGCCCGCCGGCCGGATGGTCACCACCGCCGAGCTGCGGCGCGGGCTGCTCGCCGCCGGCCTCCCGGCCGACCGGGCCATCGTCGCCGGGCTGCACGACGAGGCGGGCGACCAGGTCGTCCGCCGGGAGCTGGAGGACTCGCTCCGGACCGACCTGGTCGAGCTGGGCCTGCCGTTGGTCGAGCTGCCGCTGCTGCCCGACGGGGTCGACCGGGCCGGGCTGGCCGCCCTGGCCGAGGCCCTGCTGCACGCGGATTGA